One Carassius auratus strain Wakin chromosome 16, ASM336829v1, whole genome shotgun sequence genomic window carries:
- the LOC113116584 gene encoding iroquois-class homeodomain protein irx-4, whose protein sequence is MSYPQFGYPYSSAPQFLMTTNSLTSCCESSTRSISDSSAQTPVYCPVYESRLLATARHELSSAAALGVYGSPYTGGQGYGNYVTYGADASAFYSLGTFDAKDGSASAHAGITPAAAYYPYDPTLGQYQYDRYGSMEGGTRRKNATRETTSTLKAWLQEHRKNPYPTKGEKIMLAIITKMTLTQVSTWFANARRRLKKENKMTWPPRNKGSDDKKYEDDDEDGSQEDQIKSEANDDESKSREDKELQLSDLDDFDTIESESSECELKHRFHMNTHMETTDDRLKEASPKLSIPGLLETKSGLKSTSEDCEHSKTCFQQQGHPLLDSKPRIWSLAQTATEYSSCMLRCQPSPSASSPVSGLERQQDSPVTTLRNWVDGVFHDPLFRHSSLNQAHTNTTVSWTTSTKGSILETGALGRSNNMIKTQQQEPSKDSTPFPKGVNKIFCS, encoded by the exons ATGTCCTATCCTCAGTTCGGATATCCTTACTCTTCTGCACCTCAG TTCCTCATGACCACCAACTCCCTGACATCTTGCTGCGAGTCGAGCACCAGATCCATCTCGGACTCGTCCGCGCAGACGCCCGTTTACTGTCCGGTGTACGAGAGCAGGCTGCTGGCCACCGCCAGACACGAGCTGAGCTCCGCCGCCGCGCTGGGAGTCTACGGGAGCCCTTACACCGGCGGACAGGGCTACGGGAACTATGTCACCTACGGCGCTGACGCGTCCGCTTTCTACTCTTTG GGAACGTTTGATGCTAAAGACGGAAGTGCGTCTGCGCATGCGGGTATTACACCGGCTGCCGCATACTACCCTTACGATCCCACCCTGGGACAGTACCAGTATGACAG ATACGGATCTATGGAGGGAGGAACCAGAAGGAAGAACGCCACGCGTGAAACTACGAGCACATTGAAAGCGTGGCTCCAGGAGCACAGAAAGAACCCCTACCCCACCAAAGGAGAGAAGATCATGCTGGCCATCATCACCAAGATGACCCTCACGCAGGTGTCCACCTGGTTCGCCAACGCCAGAAGAAGACTCAAGAAGGAGAACAAGATGACATGGCCACCGAGAAACAAGGGCTCAGACGATAAGAAGTacgaggatgatgatgaagatgggtCGCAAGAAGATCAAATCAAGAGTGAAGCCAATGATGACG AGAGCAAAAGTCGCGAGGACAAGGAGCTGCAGCTGAGTGACTTGGACGACTTTGACACCATCGAGTCAGAGAGCTCCGAGTGTGAACTCAAGCACCGCtttcacatgaacacacacatggagACCACTGACGACCGCCTCAAAGAAGCGTCTCCAAAGCTCTCCATTCCCGGGCTGCTCGAAACCAAAAGCGGCCTGAAAAGCACTTCAGAAGACTGTGAGCACAGCAAAACGTGCTTCCAGCAGCAGGGCCATCCGTTACTGGACAGCAAACCCCGCATCTGGTCTCTGGCCCAGACCGCGACAGAGTACTCCTCGTGTATGCTTCGCTGTCAGCCATCGCCCTCCGCCTCCTCACCTGTCAGCGGCCTGGAGAGACAGCAGGACTCACCTGTCACGACTCTCAGAAACTGGGTAGATGGAGTTTTTCACGACCCCTTGTTTAGACACAGCTCCTTGAACCAAGCACACACGAACACTACGGTTTCTTGGACCACCTCGACCAAAGGGTCGATCTTAGAGACTGGAGCCCTGGGACGCTCCAACAACATGATAAAAACACAACAGCAAGAGCCCAGCAAGGACAGTACGCCATTTCCAAAAGGGGTGAATAAAATATTCTGCTCCTAG